From a single Longimicrobium sp. genomic region:
- a CDS encoding DJ-1/PfpI family protein has protein sequence MPPAVTPFRIVIPLYPAVDLMDVAAPREIFSWMAESWSAAGPVEVLLAAESDDPVPTRDGTRILPDVTFDAVPSVDVIWVPGAGLDGLQAAMADEYLLETLRGWAQQARWVTSVCEGALVLASAGLLDGYQATTHWAFLPCLCQFEGITVIGGDGDFPRFVVDPGTGGGAVRVTGAGISAGLDEALQLVQMIAGDSVAESVQQTIQYYPDPPVSAPLPVPGTCPLSS, from the coding sequence ATGCCGCCGGCCGTCACCCCGTTCCGCATCGTCATCCCCCTCTACCCGGCCGTGGACCTGATGGACGTGGCCGCGCCGCGCGAGATCTTCAGCTGGATGGCCGAGAGCTGGTCGGCCGCGGGCCCGGTGGAGGTGCTGCTGGCCGCGGAGAGCGACGACCCGGTGCCCACGCGCGACGGCACGCGCATCCTCCCCGACGTCACCTTCGACGCGGTGCCGTCCGTCGACGTGATCTGGGTCCCCGGCGCCGGCCTGGACGGGCTGCAGGCGGCGATGGCGGACGAGTACCTGCTCGAGACGCTGCGGGGCTGGGCGCAGCAGGCGCGCTGGGTGACGTCGGTCTGCGAGGGCGCGCTGGTGCTGGCCAGCGCCGGCCTGCTCGACGGCTACCAGGCGACGACGCACTGGGCCTTCCTCCCCTGCCTCTGCCAGTTCGAGGGGATCACGGTGATCGGCGGCGACGGCGATTTCCCGCGCTTCGTCGTCGATCCGGGCACCGGCGGAGGCGCGGTGCGCGTCACCGGCGCGGGGATCTCGGCCGGGCTCGACGAGGCGCTGCAGCTGGTGCAGATGATCGCCGGCGACAGCGTCGCCGAGAGCGTCCAGCAGACCATCCAGTACTATCCCGACCCACCGGTCTCCGCGCCGTTGCCGGTGCCGGGGACGTGTCCGCTGTCCAGCTGA